The nucleotide window TCCCTTTTGGATTTGACCCAGCCTTTCTTTTCCCACGCGCTCATTGTTCGGCTGACGGTAGAAAGGGTGGTTCCGGTGTAATCGGCCAGTTCCTGACGGCTTATCGGAAAATCGATCAGTATTTCGTCGCCTATTCTCCTGCCGGACTGTTTCATAAGCCTGAGCAGGGAACGCGCGATGCGCTGCTCTACCTGTTCAGCGAAGAGCTCCAGGTAGCGATTCTGGAGTTCTTCGAGACGATCCAGGGAGTTGCGAATCATGTTCAGTGACAGCTGCGGATATGAGGCCATCAGCTTCAGCATCGTCTGTTTGTCCCATTCGACAACCTGCGTTACGCCGATCGCCTCGGCGGATACAGGGTACTCCCGCCCCTGCAATACCGCTACCATCGCCGCAAATTCTCCCGGGCCGATGTAGCGTATCAAAACCTCTTTGCCTAGTTCATGGAGCTTGCCGAGTTTCAGACGCCCCGCGACAACGAGGAAAGAACGGGTTGCCGGATCGCCCTGACGAAAAAGAACAGCCCCTGTTTGCAGGTCATGCAGGCGGCCTTGCCTGACAATCTCCTCTCCCTGTTCCGTCGGTATGCCGAGCAAGAAATCTGATCCGCTTAATGCGGAGCTTAATGTTTCCAAATCGGCTTCTTTCATCAAGATGATCTCTTGTATGTCTCTGATTTTAGGTAGCGACACGGCATGCCGTGCCCCTGCTATTTACCGAATTCGGCTTTTATTTTTGCCGCCAGTTCCCGGCTTCTGGCTGCTGCAAGGGTGAAAACATCTTCGGTCGGAGCGCCCTGCCATTCTACCGGACTCATGAAATCCCATTTGAGTTTCTCCGTCAGCGTCTCCAGCTCGCGCTGAGCGCCGCCCGACCAGCCGAAGGAACCAAAGCGCAGCACCTTTTTATTCATCACCTTCTTGCGGGCAAACATATCGAGCACCCAGGCCATCGGGGGAAACATCCGGTATTCGTAGGTAGGCATCCCGATTATCAGCCCTGCCGACTTCCACGCCGAGGCCAGAATAAAGCCGATGTCATCCTTCGGCGTTCGGTAAACGTGAACGGGAATTCCCTCGCTCCGGGCGCCCTGGATCATTGCGGCGACGACCTTTTCGGTGTTTCCGTACATGCTCGACCAGATGACCGTTATCTCCGGCTCCGCCGGACCGTTCATATAGCGCGCCAGGAGTGAATAGGCAGCGATGATCGCCCCGGGATTTTCCCGCCAGACAATGCCGTGGGAGGGCGCGATGATTTTGATGTCGAGATTTTTGAGCAGGCTGATCGCCTTTTCAACAAAGGAGGAGAAAGCGGCCACGATGTTTGCGTAGTAGCGCAGGGCCTCCTGCATGAAGAAATCGTACTGATCGGAGGAGAGCTGGTCATCGAAAATCGTGTCGGTTATGGCGCCGTAAGAACCAAAGGCGTCGCAGGAGAAGAGGACTCCCGAACTGCTCTCGAAGGTCACCATTGTTTCCGGCCAGTGCAGGTTCGGCGCCTCGTAAAATGTCAGCATTTTCCCGGCGCCAAGATCAAGCGTATCGCCCGTTTTCACTATATGAACATTTTTTTCTATTCCACAGAATGCCTTCAGTACGGCTGCCCCCTTGGCGGTAATGTAAAATTCCAGATCGGGATTTCTCCGGTAAAATTCCGGCAGCCAGCTAGTGTGATCCGGCTCCATGTGATTTATAATCAGGCAGTCTATGTCTGTCGGTTTCAGAGATAAAGAGGCCAGGGCCTGTTCGTACTCGGCGGGTTTTTCGCCGATATCCTCCACCAGATCGATCAGCGCGGTTGTCTTCCCGCGG belongs to Syntrophobacterales bacterium and includes:
- a CDS encoding Crp/Fnr family transcriptional regulator, whose protein sequence is MKEADLETLSSALSGSDFLLGIPTEQGEEIVRQGRLHDLQTGAVLFRQGDPATRSFLVVAGRLKLGKLHELGKEVLIRYIGPGEFAAMVAVLQGREYPVSAEAIGVTQVVEWDKQTMLKLMASYPQLSLNMIRNSLDRLEELQNRYLELFAEQVEQRIARSLLRLMKQSGRRIGDEILIDFPISRQELADYTGTTLSTVSRTMSAWEKKGWVKSKREQIIIANPHALVLFSEKF
- a CDS encoding FprA family A-type flavoprotein, with the translated sequence MKGEKITDGIYRLGVNLSGDLLFEGMWPIPDGISINSYVVRGKTTALIDLVEDIGEKPAEYEQALASLSLKPTDIDCLIINHMEPDHTSWLPEFYRRNPDLEFYITAKGAAVLKAFCGIEKNVHIVKTGDTLDLGAGKMLTFYEAPNLHWPETMVTFESSSGVLFSCDAFGSYGAITDTIFDDQLSSDQYDFFMQEALRYYANIVAAFSSFVEKAISLLKNLDIKIIAPSHGIVWRENPGAIIAAYSLLARYMNGPAEPEITVIWSSMYGNTEKVVAAMIQGARSEGIPVHVYRTPKDDIGFILASAWKSAGLIIGMPTYEYRMFPPMAWVLDMFARKKVMNKKVLRFGSFGWSGGAQRELETLTEKLKWDFMSPVEWQGAPTEDVFTLAAARSRELAAKIKAEFGK